In Lotus japonicus ecotype B-129 chromosome 5, LjGifu_v1.2, one genomic interval encodes:
- the LOC130719996 gene encoding transcription factor DIVARICATA-like gives MEFETPYHPCFIPNEFSQEGHNVKWTTEEKNSLEYALALFDEDTPDRWVNVASAIPTKSVFDVIRHYNSFKLEMVGEGSRKKSSTVIKSTSGNERKKRVLHWTEEEHKRFLEGLLKCGKGRWRDIAQKFVFTKTPTQVASHAQKYYIRQNRNIHDIKRRASINDITTLIISETITPSPDDQDKSLPFQESQIMFSPHDQKQTSIQEVQDDDIEELLNITEESQIMPSPHDQKQTSIQEVQDDDIEEFLNITEVAAAQNGFQIDSFWD, from the exons ATGGAATTTGAAACTCCATACCACCCTTGTTTCATTCCAAATGAGTTTTCTCAAGAGGGACACAATGTAAAATGGACTACAGAAGAAAAAAACTCGTTGGAATATGCTCTTGCTTTATTTGATGAGGATACACCTGATCGATGGGTGAACGTGGCATCTGCAATCCCAACAAAATCGGTCTTTGATGTGATTAGGCACTATAATTCTTTTAAGTTGGAGATGGTTGGAGAAGGAAGCAGAAAGAAGTCTTCTACTGTTATTAAGAGTACTTCTGGGAATGAGAGGAAGAAACGAGTACTCCATTGGACAGAAGAGGAACACAA ACGTTTTTTGGAGGGACTTCTAAAATGTGGCAAAGGGAGATGGAGAGATATTGCTCAGAAGTTTGTATTCACAAAAACTCCAACTCAAGTGGCAAGTCATGCTCAAAAGTACTACATTAGGCAAAATCGCAATATCCATGATATCAAAAGGAGAGCTAGTATTAATGATATCACCACTCTTATTATCAGTGAAACTATCACACCATCACCGGATGATCAAGACAAGTCTCTTCCATTTCAAGAGTCTCAAATAATGTTCTCACCGCATGATCAGAAGCAAACTAGCATCCAAGAAGTGCAGGACGATGATATTGAGGAACTCTTGAATATAACTGAAGAGTCTCAAATAATGCCCTCACCGCATGATCAGAAACAAACTAGCATCCAAGAAGTGCAGGACGATGATATTGAGGAATTCTTGAACATAACTGAAGTTGCAGCTGCGCAAAATGGATTCCAGATTGACTCTTTTTGGGATTAG
- the LOC130720118 gene encoding uncharacterized protein LOC130720118 isoform X2: MEKREEEMTTVTVMHGCMIITMDNEQRVFRDGGIVIEGDQIKAIGQSSLILAEFASLAAEVLDLSGHILLPGLINTHVHTSQQLARGIADDVDLITWLHHRIWPYESNMTEEDSYLSTLLCGIELIHSGVAGGQHVSGMARAVDLLGLRACLTESIMDSGQGLPSSWAARTTQDCLQSQKENYERYNNTAQGRIRVWFGIRQIMNSTDRLLLDTRDAASQLKTGIHMHVAEIPYENQLVMDVHKIDHGTVTYLEKINFLQNNLLAAHSVWVDNSEISLLSRAGVKVSHCPAAAMRMLGFAPVREMLDAGICVSLGTDGAPSNNRMSIVDEMYLASLINKGREVYANGTTDPTALPAETILRMVTVNGAKSVLWDDELGSLEVGKKADIVVVNPSTWTMVPVHDCISSIVYCMRTENVDSVMCNGLWIMKNKKITCVDEEQIILKAKQASVELLKRAGIKLPSRMNII, from the exons ATGGAGAAGAGAGAGGAAGAGATGACAACGGTGACTGTGATGCACGGTTGCATGATCATCACCATGGACAACGAACAACGAGTGTTCAGGGACGGTGGCATCGTCATCGAAGGAGATCAAATCAAAGCCATTGGCCAATCTTCCCTCATTCTCGCCGAGTTCGCAAGTCTCGCCGCCGAAGTTCTCGACCTCTCCGGCCATATCTTGCTTCCTG GGTTGATTAACACTCATGTTCATACTTCTCAACAACTTGCAAGAGGCATAGCTGATGATGTTGACCTAATCACCTGGTTGCACCACCGCATTTGGCCTTACGAATCAAACATGACTGAAGAGGATTCTTACCTCTCTACTTTGCTATGTGGGATTGAACTCATTCACTCTGGTGTAG CTGGGGGGCAACATGTTTCTGGGATGGCTAGAGCCGTCGACTTACTCGGCTTGCGGGCTTGTTTGACAGAGTCAATTATGGACTCTGGCCAGGGTTTGCCATCATCCTGGGCCGCTCGAACTACTCAGGATTGTCTTCAG TCTCAGAAGGAGAATTATGAGAGATACAACAATACAGCTCAAGGGCGCATCAGAGTCTGGTTTGGGATCAGGCAAATCATGAACTCTACTGATCGCTTGCTTCTTGACACAAGAGATGCTGCAAGCCAACTGAAAACAGGAATTCACATG CATGTTGCAGAGATACCATATGAGAACCAACTAGTTATGGATGTCCACAAAATAGATCATGGAACTGTTACGTACTTGGAGAAGATAAATTTTCTTCAAAACAATCTGTTAGCTGCTCACTCTGTTTGGGTCGACAATAGCGAG ATATCTCTTCTTTCAAGGGCAGGGGTCAAAGTGTCTCACTGTCCTGCTGCTGCAATGCGAATGCTTGGATTTGCACCTGTAAGGGAGATGCTTGATGCTGGCATCTGTGTCTCCTTGGGTACTGATGGGGCCCCATCAAACAATCGCATGAGCATCG TTGATGAAATGTACCTAGCTTCTCTAATTAACAAAGGACGGGAAGTTTATGCTAATGGAACTACAGATCCAACAGCATTGCCAGCCGAAACTATTCTTAGAATGGTTACAGTTAATGGTGCAAAGTCGGTATTGTGGGATGATGAGCTAGGTTCTCTTGAGGTTGGGAAAAAG GCTGACATTGTTGTGGTCAATCCTTCAACTTGGACTATGGTTCCTGTTCATGACTG CATTTCCAGCATTGTGTATTGTATGCGAACAGAAAATGTGGATTCTGTCATGTGCAATGGCCTATGgataatgaagaacaagaagatTACATGTGTGGACGAG GAACAAATTATTTTGAAGGCAAAACAGGCTTCTGTTGAACTTCTGAAGAGGGCAGGCATAAAATTACCATCTAGAATGAACATAATTTGA
- the LOC130720118 gene encoding uncharacterized protein LOC130720118 isoform X1, with protein sequence MEKREEEMTTVTVMHGCMIITMDNEQRVFRDGGIVIEGDQIKAIGQSSLILAEFASLAAEVLDLSGHILLPGLINTHVHTSQQLARGIADDVDLITWLHHRIWPYESNMTEEDSYLSTLLCGIELIHSGVTCFAEAGGQHVSGMARAVDLLGLRACLTESIMDSGQGLPSSWAARTTQDCLQSQKENYERYNNTAQGRIRVWFGIRQIMNSTDRLLLDTRDAASQLKTGIHMHVAEIPYENQLVMDVHKIDHGTVTYLEKINFLQNNLLAAHSVWVDNSEISLLSRAGVKVSHCPAAAMRMLGFAPVREMLDAGICVSLGTDGAPSNNRMSIVDEMYLASLINKGREVYANGTTDPTALPAETILRMVTVNGAKSVLWDDELGSLEVGKKADIVVVNPSTWTMVPVHDCISSIVYCMRTENVDSVMCNGLWIMKNKKITCVDEEQIILKAKQASVELLKRAGIKLPSRMNII encoded by the exons ATGGAGAAGAGAGAGGAAGAGATGACAACGGTGACTGTGATGCACGGTTGCATGATCATCACCATGGACAACGAACAACGAGTGTTCAGGGACGGTGGCATCGTCATCGAAGGAGATCAAATCAAAGCCATTGGCCAATCTTCCCTCATTCTCGCCGAGTTCGCAAGTCTCGCCGCCGAAGTTCTCGACCTCTCCGGCCATATCTTGCTTCCTG GGTTGATTAACACTCATGTTCATACTTCTCAACAACTTGCAAGAGGCATAGCTGATGATGTTGACCTAATCACCTGGTTGCACCACCGCATTTGGCCTTACGAATCAAACATGACTGAAGAGGATTCTTACCTCTCTACTTTGCTATGTGGGATTGAACTCATTCACTCTGGT GTGACCTGTTTTGCTGAAGCTGGGGGGCAACATGTTTCTGGGATGGCTAGAGCCGTCGACTTACTCGGCTTGCGGGCTTGTTTGACAGAGTCAATTATGGACTCTGGCCAGGGTTTGCCATCATCCTGGGCCGCTCGAACTACTCAGGATTGTCTTCAG TCTCAGAAGGAGAATTATGAGAGATACAACAATACAGCTCAAGGGCGCATCAGAGTCTGGTTTGGGATCAGGCAAATCATGAACTCTACTGATCGCTTGCTTCTTGACACAAGAGATGCTGCAAGCCAACTGAAAACAGGAATTCACATG CATGTTGCAGAGATACCATATGAGAACCAACTAGTTATGGATGTCCACAAAATAGATCATGGAACTGTTACGTACTTGGAGAAGATAAATTTTCTTCAAAACAATCTGTTAGCTGCTCACTCTGTTTGGGTCGACAATAGCGAG ATATCTCTTCTTTCAAGGGCAGGGGTCAAAGTGTCTCACTGTCCTGCTGCTGCAATGCGAATGCTTGGATTTGCACCTGTAAGGGAGATGCTTGATGCTGGCATCTGTGTCTCCTTGGGTACTGATGGGGCCCCATCAAACAATCGCATGAGCATCG TTGATGAAATGTACCTAGCTTCTCTAATTAACAAAGGACGGGAAGTTTATGCTAATGGAACTACAGATCCAACAGCATTGCCAGCCGAAACTATTCTTAGAATGGTTACAGTTAATGGTGCAAAGTCGGTATTGTGGGATGATGAGCTAGGTTCTCTTGAGGTTGGGAAAAAG GCTGACATTGTTGTGGTCAATCCTTCAACTTGGACTATGGTTCCTGTTCATGACTG CATTTCCAGCATTGTGTATTGTATGCGAACAGAAAATGTGGATTCTGTCATGTGCAATGGCCTATGgataatgaagaacaagaagatTACATGTGTGGACGAG GAACAAATTATTTTGAAGGCAAAACAGGCTTCTGTTGAACTTCTGAAGAGGGCAGGCATAAAATTACCATCTAGAATGAACATAATTTGA